A DNA window from Streptomyces canus contains the following coding sequences:
- a CDS encoding TFIIB-type zinc ribbon-containing protein, with the protein MQCPKCHAPMHTYNRNGVQIEQCSGCRGIFLDYGELEALTRMESQWGGGPAVPPPPAAPQYPAAPGAPAWGAPQHGGGHYGGHGGQHGGHHRNRGFGHMLFSS; encoded by the coding sequence ATGCAGTGTCCGAAGTGTCACGCACCGATGCACACCTACAACCGCAACGGTGTCCAGATCGAGCAGTGCAGCGGCTGCCGCGGGATCTTTCTCGACTACGGCGAGCTGGAGGCGCTGACCCGTATGGAGTCCCAGTGGGGCGGCGGCCCCGCCGTTCCACCGCCCCCGGCTGCTCCGCAGTACCCTGCCGCTCCCGGCGCTCCGGCCTGGGGCGCGCCGCAGCACGGAGGCGGTCACTACGGCGGCCACGGTGGTCAGCACGGCGGTCACCACCGCAACCGCGGCTTCGGCCACATGCTGTTCTCCAGCTGA